In Zonotrichia albicollis isolate bZonAlb1 chromosome 11, bZonAlb1.hap1, whole genome shotgun sequence, a single genomic region encodes these proteins:
- the LOC102064351 gene encoding ras-related and estrogen-regulated growth inhibitor-like protein, which yields MGLRLPLRRSTSFTPDHPALMEVPGPAALKMEANVLVMGADNVGKSALTVRFLTRRFIGEYGDMEFIYSHNLTVDGREILLHIWDVPNSQEQAEDGSSEEKRIQWADSFVLVYSICDRASFNILPLKVQFIKAAKEGQSQEKVPIVIVGNKRDLHHQREVSSEEGRLLALSLDCGFYEVSAAEAYHGALMVFHGLAKLIPDTKLALKKGTGIRGIVKTMSAVFARKRTDSL from the exons ATGGGGCTCCGGCTCCCCCTGCGCCGCAGCACCAGCTTCACCCCCGACCACCCTGCCCTCATGGAGGTGCCTGGCCCCGCTGCCCTGAAGATGGAAGCGAACGTCCTTGTCATGGGAGCGGACAACGTAGGGAAATCAG CTCTGACCGTGCGTTTCCTGACCCGGCGCTTTATTGGAGAGTACGGGGACATGG AATTCATCTACAGCCACAACCTGACTGTGGATGGCCGAGAGATTCTCTTACACATCTGGGACGTCCCCAATTCCCAG gagcaggcagaggatGGCTCCTCGGAGGAGAAGCGAATCCAGTGGGCAGACAGCTTTGTCCTGGTCTACAGTATCTGTGACCGTGCCAGCTTCAACATTCTGCCCCTCAAAGTGCAGTTCATCAAGGCTGCCAAGgaggggcagagccaggagaaGGTGCCCATTGTCATTGTGGGCAACAAGCGGGACCTGCACCACCAGCGGGAGGTGTCCAGCGAGGAGGGCCGGCTCCTGGCCCTCTCCTTAGACTGCGGTTTCTACGAGGTCTCTGCAGCTGAGGCTTATCACGGGGCCCTCATGGTCTTCCACGGACTGGCCAAGCTCATCCCAGACACCAAGCTGGCCCTGAAGAAGGGCACAGGCATCCGGGGCATCGTCAAGACCATGTCGGCTGTGTTTGCCCGAAAGCGAACGGACTCCctctga
- the PLIN1 gene encoding perilipin-1 isoform X1, whose translation MEALVLHLTGKKSNVGQCHVHCTHGRSVSAQLLCLGGAGVRGSPSPALLSGRVCGSQLCFAGGCATMTVKKTQALQDGSAKENVLQRVLQLPVVSSTCQTLQRKYSSTKESHPLMASVCEVYERGVQGAGALAMWGMEPVVRRLEPQFAVANNLACRGLDHLEEKIPALQYPVDKLASELKDTISCPLQSAKSTIGSSMDKIIELAAEGYEATKSTVETTAKYTRKNSVTQMAAAGVDTALGGLEKLMEYLLPEEDEEADKKPKKKHLSTPKVSQQQPSTTTSTPSATRAPSTPSAPRAPSAPRAYSAYSTPSAPSTPSAPSAPSTLGRIGALVSTVSHRAYQQTTQSLQRAKTKGQELASWIPILGSLAKSSAPAAPQPRSDGQGWLTRRHSKAPEQKQEKAGKKDTNHAKAGQDPGLVGSVAHNLQSACASGISSVKKVPAVAWDAAEGLILFTPRRLSRAMETVDALGGTLVSAPKHLLGTLYSYVPLRRQSVKEEEASRASKTNAEKKEKKEKEEEEETKPAALSSEEKSQLRSDWRLYRGHHPLSFLGLEDPLFLRHGYYRSPALEPEYPFPRKSAFSPYNRRVSEGSYRFSPESMYSRAYYGSLYSPVYKKD comes from the exons atggaGGCTTTGGTTTTACATTTAACTGGTAAAAAGTCAAATGTTGGGCAATGCCACGTCCATTGCACCCACGGGAGGAGTGTGtcagcccagctgctgtgctTGGGGGGTGCAGGAGTGAGGGGGAGcccaagcccagccctgctttCAGGCAGAGTCTGCGGTTCCCAACTTTGCTTTGCAGGTGGGTGCGCCACAATGACGGTGAAGAAGACTCAGGCTCTGCAGGATGGAAGTGCCAAG GAGAACGTGCTGCAGagggtgctgcagctgcccgTGGTGAGCTCGACGTGCCAGACGCTGCAGCGCAAGTACAGCAGCACCAAGGAGTCGCACCCGCTGATGGCCTCGGTGTGCGAGGTGTACGAGCGGGGCGTGCAGGGCGCCGGCGCCCTGGCCATGTGGGGCATGGAGCCCGTGGTGCGCCGCCTGGAGCCGCAGT TCGCTGTGGCCAACAACCTGGCTTGCCGGGGCTTGGACCATCTAGAGGAGAAGATCCCTGCTCTGCAGTACCCTGTTGACAAG CTTGCATCTGAACTGAAGGACACCATCTCCTGCCCCCTCCAAAGTGCCAAAAGCACcattggcagctccatggataAGATCATCGAGCTGGCGGCAGAGGGCTATGAGGCCACCAAGAGCACAGTGGAAACAACAGCCAAGTACACAAGGAAGAACTCAGTGACCCAGATGGCAGCTGCAGGGGTCgacacagccctgggagggCTGGAGAAGCTGATGGAATACCTGCTGCCTGAGGAGGATGAAGAAGCAG ATAAGAAGCCCAAAAAGAAACATCTGTCAACACCAAAggtgtcccagcagcagcccagtaCTACCACCAGCACTCCCAGTGCTACCAGggctcccagcactcccagtgctcccagggctcccagtgctcccagggcATACAGCGCATACAgcactcccagtgctcccagcactcccagtgctcccagtgctcccagcacccTGGGCCGGATTGGCGCTTTGGTCAGCACTGTGTCCCACCGCGCTTACCAGCAAAccacccagagcctgcagcGGGCCAAAACCAAGGGGCAGGAGCTGGCCTCCTGGATCCCCATCCTG GGAAGCCTGGCCAAGTCgagtgcccctgcagccccccagccccgcagtgacgggcagggctggctgacCCGGCGCCACAGCAAGGCACCCGAGCAGAAGCAGGAGAAGGCAGGCAAGAAAGACACCAACCATGCCAAG GCAGGACAGGACCCTGGGCTCGTGGGCAGCGTGGCTCACAACCTGCAGAGCGCCTGCGCCTCCGGCATCTCCAGCGTGAAGAAGGTGCCGGCCGTGGCCTGGGATGCGGCAGAGGGCTTGATCCTCTTCACGCCCCGCAGGCTGTCCAGAGCCATGGAGACTGTGGATGCTCTCGGGGGGACCCTCGTCAGTGCCCCTAAGCATCTGCTGGGCACCCTGTACAGCTATGTGCCG CTCCGCAGGCAGTCggtgaaggaagaagaagcatcCAGGGCCAGCAAGACCAACGcggagaagaaagagaagaaggagaaggaggaggaggaggagaccaaGCCCGCTGCCCTCTCCAGCGAGGAGAAATCGCAGCTGAGAAGTGACTGGCGGCTGTACCGTGGCCATCACCCCCTGTCCTTCCTGGGGCTCGAGGACCCCCTGTTCCTGCGGCACGGCTACTaccgcagccctgccctggagcccgAGTACCCGTTCCCAAGGAAATCCGCCTTCTCCCCCTACAACAGGCGGGTCAGCGAGGGCTCCTACCGCTTCAGCCCCGAGTCCATGTACAGCCGGGCCTACTATGGCAGCCTCTACAGCCCTGTCTACAAGAAGGACTGA
- the PLIN1 gene encoding perilipin-1 isoform X2: MTVKKTQALQDGSAKENVLQRVLQLPVVSSTCQTLQRKYSSTKESHPLMASVCEVYERGVQGAGALAMWGMEPVVRRLEPQFAVANNLACRGLDHLEEKIPALQYPVDKLASELKDTISCPLQSAKSTIGSSMDKIIELAAEGYEATKSTVETTAKYTRKNSVTQMAAAGVDTALGGLEKLMEYLLPEEDEEADKKPKKKHLSTPKVSQQQPSTTTSTPSATRAPSTPSAPRAPSAPRAYSAYSTPSAPSTPSAPSAPSTLGRIGALVSTVSHRAYQQTTQSLQRAKTKGQELASWIPILGSLAKSSAPAAPQPRSDGQGWLTRRHSKAPEQKQEKAGKKDTNHAKAGQDPGLVGSVAHNLQSACASGISSVKKVPAVAWDAAEGLILFTPRRLSRAMETVDALGGTLVSAPKHLLGTLYSYVPLRRQSVKEEEASRASKTNAEKKEKKEKEEEEETKPAALSSEEKSQLRSDWRLYRGHHPLSFLGLEDPLFLRHGYYRSPALEPEYPFPRKSAFSPYNRRVSEGSYRFSPESMYSRAYYGSLYSPVYKKD, encoded by the exons ATGACGGTGAAGAAGACTCAGGCTCTGCAGGATGGAAGTGCCAAG GAGAACGTGCTGCAGagggtgctgcagctgcccgTGGTGAGCTCGACGTGCCAGACGCTGCAGCGCAAGTACAGCAGCACCAAGGAGTCGCACCCGCTGATGGCCTCGGTGTGCGAGGTGTACGAGCGGGGCGTGCAGGGCGCCGGCGCCCTGGCCATGTGGGGCATGGAGCCCGTGGTGCGCCGCCTGGAGCCGCAGT TCGCTGTGGCCAACAACCTGGCTTGCCGGGGCTTGGACCATCTAGAGGAGAAGATCCCTGCTCTGCAGTACCCTGTTGACAAG CTTGCATCTGAACTGAAGGACACCATCTCCTGCCCCCTCCAAAGTGCCAAAAGCACcattggcagctccatggataAGATCATCGAGCTGGCGGCAGAGGGCTATGAGGCCACCAAGAGCACAGTGGAAACAACAGCCAAGTACACAAGGAAGAACTCAGTGACCCAGATGGCAGCTGCAGGGGTCgacacagccctgggagggCTGGAGAAGCTGATGGAATACCTGCTGCCTGAGGAGGATGAAGAAGCAG ATAAGAAGCCCAAAAAGAAACATCTGTCAACACCAAAggtgtcccagcagcagcccagtaCTACCACCAGCACTCCCAGTGCTACCAGggctcccagcactcccagtgctcccagggctcccagtgctcccagggcATACAGCGCATACAgcactcccagtgctcccagcactcccagtgctcccagtgctcccagcacccTGGGCCGGATTGGCGCTTTGGTCAGCACTGTGTCCCACCGCGCTTACCAGCAAAccacccagagcctgcagcGGGCCAAAACCAAGGGGCAGGAGCTGGCCTCCTGGATCCCCATCCTG GGAAGCCTGGCCAAGTCgagtgcccctgcagccccccagccccgcagtgacgggcagggctggctgacCCGGCGCCACAGCAAGGCACCCGAGCAGAAGCAGGAGAAGGCAGGCAAGAAAGACACCAACCATGCCAAG GCAGGACAGGACCCTGGGCTCGTGGGCAGCGTGGCTCACAACCTGCAGAGCGCCTGCGCCTCCGGCATCTCCAGCGTGAAGAAGGTGCCGGCCGTGGCCTGGGATGCGGCAGAGGGCTTGATCCTCTTCACGCCCCGCAGGCTGTCCAGAGCCATGGAGACTGTGGATGCTCTCGGGGGGACCCTCGTCAGTGCCCCTAAGCATCTGCTGGGCACCCTGTACAGCTATGTGCCG CTCCGCAGGCAGTCggtgaaggaagaagaagcatcCAGGGCCAGCAAGACCAACGcggagaagaaagagaagaaggagaaggaggaggaggaggagaccaaGCCCGCTGCCCTCTCCAGCGAGGAGAAATCGCAGCTGAGAAGTGACTGGCGGCTGTACCGTGGCCATCACCCCCTGTCCTTCCTGGGGCTCGAGGACCCCCTGTTCCTGCGGCACGGCTACTaccgcagccctgccctggagcccgAGTACCCGTTCCCAAGGAAATCCGCCTTCTCCCCCTACAACAGGCGGGTCAGCGAGGGCTCCTACCGCTTCAGCCCCGAGTCCATGTACAGCCGGGCCTACTATGGCAGCCTCTACAGCCCTGTCTACAAGAAGGACTGA